The following DNA comes from Methanosarcina vacuolata Z-761.
CGTAAAAGCTTCGGTAAGGCTGGCAGCGGCAGATACTGTTATAGCGTCAGGGTTCTGCCCAGAAACCGACGTTTCATTTGTGGCTGTAACAGTTTCGTTTGTGACTGGAGTAACAGTTTCGTTTGTAGCTTCATTTCCATTACCAGTACACCCTATTGCAAGGAATACTCCTAATATTACTAACAGAACTATCAGTTCTTTTCTCATACTTTCACCTACTCAAAATATTATTATAATTAAGTACTTACGCGGTTGAACTCAGAATCGAGAACAATGAACTCTCGGCAGTATAATCACTCCTCACTTTTTTGTATTTTTTCATATTAAGGTATTCAAAACCGGTAAAGTTGATGTAATAAAATTTACTCTAGTTATTATGGGTTTATTTATTTCAACTCACGATTTTCTGGCTAATTTTTCTAATTACATGAAGATAAGTTAAAGTAATTTTTATAAAAAAGCTTCAATCACTTGGGTCATATATAAAATAAATGCAGATGAGTCAATCTATTATTTTTAGGAGTTTATTGATACTGACGCTCTATAAGCAAATTTTCCGTGGGATGGTCTGCATTATGAAGTTAAGTATACAGAACACGGCAATACAGATGGAACTTTTTCAAATGTGTTAAGTTAGACCTATACTATGCAGATATGCGTAGATATGCATAGATATATATAGATATGTACAGACATACACAGCTGTAATACTTGTTTATTTCTTATTAAACGAGTGTTGATATTACCAGACAGTTTTTTGCGCTTCTGCGGAATGAGAAATTAATTATTTTTGACTATACATCCTCATCAATTGCTGAATTAGGGCTCTTCGCCATTTCCTATAGATAAGACGATTTTCAATTCAAGGTCGCGTTGGTTTTTATGTGAACATTATGAAGATATCCACACAAAACAACGAAGAGCCAAAATACAGTTAGTCTGTGGCTATCATCACACTTGAGGCTTTGAATGCTGCGTAAACCTCGCTTCCTACTTTTAAGTTCAGATTTTCAGCTGATGTTTTTGTGATGATAGAAGTGATTTCCGTTCCCTCTGGCAATTCAATTACGATTTCAGTGTTTACCATTCCGGGGATAATGCTTTTAACCTTACCTTTTAAAACATTGCGTGCGCTTAGTTTCATATTTGATCCTCCTTTTCAAGACGGAAGTTAAATTCCTTCAGCTATTATATAAACATATCTAAATATGAACCTTACGAACTTAATAAGATCAGTTTCCCATCTATGATCCACATTTGAAAAGAAACATGAAATCCCCACTCAAAAAAGTGAGTTGCCGATATGTTTATATTTGAGTTGTAAATTTATTTCTTAATGTAAATTCTTTATATGAAATGCATGAATTTGAAAGAGAAAATAGTTTACTGGTAGTGAATGTAGGTCTGGAAATCTACTAACTGGTAAACGACAGCAAAAGACTTGAACACGGTTTTTTTCTATTGGGATCTGGAAAGTTATGGTCTCTCCTGAATTCCCCCACCCGTCTTCCAGGATGCAGGGAAAAAGGCGTATTCCTCAAAACCTGTTGACATTGAAGTACTAGTTCATAAAAATGAAACAGTGTTATGAAATTACTGTGCACTGTTCATTCGCATGAAAACGAACTGCTGTACAGTTGCATAGAACAATGTTAAGAGGTAAGTAAAATGCAAGATGAAACATTACTATCAATTTTTTCGGAAAAGTGCACCGAGGACACAATATTAAAATTTTATGCCGGAGAGCAGTGAGTATGATTCACAAAAACATAGTCTGTCCGGTTTGCGGAGCTGCCTGCGATGATATCCAGGTTGAAATCAAGAACGGAAAGATTGAAGCTAAAAATGTATGTAAGATGGGAATTTCCAGATTTAATGAGATAACAAGTCCCCGAAGATTTAAGCAGCCCCTTCTAAAGTTCGGAGGAAAACTAAGGCCGGTTTCCTGGGACGGAGCCCTTCAGATAGCCGCAGACATCCTGTTTTCGGCAAAACGCCCCCTAATTTCCATAGGCAGCGAAACTTCCTGCGAAGCACATGAAGTGGGGCTTATGATAGGGGAATATCTGGGTGCAATCGTTGATACAATCGGCAATGGGGCCACAGTGATGGGAACTCAGGAAGCTGGAAAAGTCGGTGCAACTGAAGGACAGAAGAAAAACAGGGCCGACCTTCTGGTTTACTGGGGGACCAATCCACTTGAATCCATGCCCAGGCAAATGTCCAGATATGGGGTTTTCCCGAGAGGTTACTGGACAAAACGCGGGCGTTTTGACAGGACAATCATTACTGTAGACCCAAGAAAAACTCTAACTGCTAAAGCTTCTGACCTGCACGTGCAGCTTAAACCGGACTCCGACTATGAGCTAATAAGTGCACTCCTAACGCTTTTACATGGAAAAACGCCTCATCATTCCATAGAAAAGATAACAGGAGTTCCCGTTTCTGTTATGGAAGAGATGCTTAATATGATGAAGAACTGCAACTTTGGGACTATCTCAGTTGGAGTTGGACTGTCTTCATCCCCCGGGAAGTACAGGAATATTGAAATTGCCATGAACCTTGTGAAAGAGCTGAACAAATATTCCAAATTTACCATTGGAGTTATCCGCAGTAACTGCAACGCTGCAGGTTTTAATCAGGTTGCTTCCTACATGTACGGTTATCCCTTCGGGCTTGACTTCATGCGCGGACACCCACGTTACAACCCTGGAGAATTCACAACCGTAGATTTGCTTCGAGAAAAGGACGTGGATGCAGCTTTCATAATATGTGCCGATCTTTTGAGTCAGGTACCCCCTGACTGTGCAGCTTACCTTAAAGAAATTCCTTTGATCTGCCTGGATACAATTCCCTGCCCAACTACGTCTATCTCAGACATTGTGCTTCCGGGAGTCGTTGACTCCATGGAATGTGAAGGGACTTTCTACAGGCTTGACGATGTGCCTATTTACTTTGAACCGTTCCTCGATTCTCCATTTAAATTCACTCAGAGTAATGAAGATACCTTAAAACAGCTCTTTGAGATAATAAAAGGGAAACAAAACCAGGACAGTATTTATCAGGACAGTATTTTTCCGGTTACATACATTGATGACCCTAAAACTCAAAATTGCTCTTCTGGATCTCAGATTTCGAGTGTTCAGTAAAGTTTCTAAGAATGGAAAATAATTCTGAAACCTTATTGGTTTCAGAATTAAATTGGTTTGAGATAAGCTCTATACAAATTAATTTTCCTGATACACAAAAAGGAGAAATTCGATGATAACGAATTACAAAGACAAAAACCCGAAAATATCAAAGACAGTTTTCGTTGCCGATTCTGCGGATATCATCGGGGATGTAGAAATTGGGGATTATTCA
Coding sequences within:
- a CDS encoding formylmethanofuran dehydrogenase subunit B yields the protein MIHKNIVCPVCGAACDDIQVEIKNGKIEAKNVCKMGISRFNEITSPRRFKQPLLKFGGKLRPVSWDGALQIAADILFSAKRPLISIGSETSCEAHEVGLMIGEYLGAIVDTIGNGATVMGTQEAGKVGATEGQKKNRADLLVYWGTNPLESMPRQMSRYGVFPRGYWTKRGRFDRTIITVDPRKTLTAKASDLHVQLKPDSDYELISALLTLLHGKTPHHSIEKITGVPVSVMEEMLNMMKNCNFGTISVGVGLSSSPGKYRNIEIAMNLVKELNKYSKFTIGVIRSNCNAAGFNQVASYMYGYPFGLDFMRGHPRYNPGEFTTVDLLREKDVDAAFIICADLLSQVPPDCAAYLKEIPLICLDTIPCPTTSISDIVLPGVVDSMECEGTFYRLDDVPIYFEPFLDSPFKFTQSNEDTLKQLFEIIKGKQNQDSIYQDSIFPVTYIDDPKTQNCSSGSQISSVQ
- a CDS encoding TOBE domain-containing protein; its protein translation is MKLSARNVLKGKVKSIIPGMVNTEIVIELPEGTEITSIITKTSAENLNLKVGSEVYAAFKASSVMIATD